The Carassius gibelio isolate Cgi1373 ecotype wild population from Czech Republic chromosome A1, carGib1.2-hapl.c, whole genome shotgun sequence region TTAAAGACCATTAAAGGACTGTGTAATCAATGCCCTCACAGTTGCATTCACCCTTGACCACATGTAGAAAATGAATGCAGCCTCAAACAGGAGAAAGTTCCAGATGGGAACTGGGGAAGCTGTGAGTTGGAGTCTGACACCCTTTTGGGAAAAGAGAGGTTGGAAGACCAAACCAGCTCCAGTAACACAACAGAGGTGAGTCACCTCCTACTGCAGTGTTTTTCAAAACCTGAAATATAATGCTGTGAAGATTGTGAGCcattattttctaaatgcatgttattgatcttaaTGTGAACAGTTCATCTGGGCATACAGtacgtttcttttttttcttctttttttgcagtgaaaaaaACTCCCCTTTTTCTGATGATGAACGCATGACTTATCCAATCATTTAGTCGTCTTAAATTTCACCCCTTTATgctccatccaatcaacaaccaataAATAGAACCCAGTCCCTAGACTACATTTTTTCTTTGTTGATAATCTGTTTCATCACAATGCAGAGGAAGAGATCTGTCGCTATGCCTGTTTCATCGTGACTTTAACATTCTGTGCACATTCTGTCTTTGTGTTTTCTGTAGCCTGCAAGCAAAGAGGACAGGAAACTGGACTGCGTATTGAAAGAGGAGGCCCTTTTTGTCACTGCCGGTAATAAAGAGCTtcaggatggatggatgttggatacTGAAGGTGTGATTTAAACATCTGATTACTGCTTTAACCCTCTCATATTAGACTGTGTTTGaacattagacatttttttttccatgtttggTTTTCCAGGAGCTGAGACATCAGATTTCTCAGGTCACAGTTACAGTGAGCAGGAGCTGCATCAGATTCAGGAAGAGTGGAGCTCTGGACTTGATCAGACTGCTGACAATGAGACTTATGGAGATATCACAGATGTCCATGGTCCGTTGTATCCAACACGCTATGACACAGAAGAGCTAGCGAGCTACAGTGTGCGTGAAGTGGAGGTGGGAGACCTGGATGGTCTCAGAGAAAGAACTGTTGACATGTTGGGTAATTCAGTATCTGTTGCGGTTGGGCCTGAGAAAAATGACCTGCACGAGGAAGGTGGGAGACGTCACAGCTCTTCCATTAAGCGTAATAGAGGAAACAGAGGATCTTTACTTGTGCAGGTCAGCCCCCAGACAGAAGACGTGGATAGAGACATGCACTGTTTACTTATAAATGCAGATGGCCACTTGCAAGACATAAATTCCTTCACTGAAGTTCACAGTGGAGATGCAGGAGGTGCTGGGCATAGAGGACACTCACTGTATGTTGGGGACACAACAAGTGGCTCAGTTTATAAGGGACAAGCATCGAATCACTCTCTGAAACCTAATGTTGGACAAGCATTAGGAGACAGCAGGGCTTCTGTGAACGCCTTCCCGCTCTCCCACCGAGTCAGTTCAAGTGCTGCATACACTTGTAACCAGTGTGGTAAGAAGTTCACTCAGGCCTGCAACCTAAAAGTGCATCAGCGTGTCCACCAGCAGGATGGTCTCCACTTGTGCAGCCACTGTGGGAAAGGTTATTCGTCCTTCAGTGACTTGCGGAGACACAGATGCAGTCAGACCGGAGACAAGCCCTACACCTGCACACTATGTGGGAACAAATTCAGCCGATTGTGGAATCTCAAGCTGCATCAGCGTATTCACACACAGGAGAAACCCCACAAGTGCACTATGTGCAGCAAGAGCTTCACCCGGGCTGACATCTTGAAAGTCCATCAGCGTACCCATACAGGAGAAAGACCGTATTGCTGTGGGATCTGTGGACTGAGCTTCAAACGACTGGATCATCTCAGGTCACATCATCGCAAACATAGTGCTGACCAGAACAAtccatgacaaaaataaaatccacCATATAACTTTACAAAGCTGTTTGGATTAATAAATTGTTGAAGGGTATTAAATCCAGACTGGACATTTATTATGATCAGTAAGATGTTTCCCATAAGTCATAAGATTGTTGCTGTAGAGCCTCCCATTATAGTTATGTCTTCTGGATAATTTGATTTAgtctttcttaaagggatagttcacccaaaaataaataaaatgtactaacCCTTAAGTCAATTAAAACCTGAATGACATTCTTTTGTAGAAtataaaagaagatttttttttttttttcattttttttgttcatatatttTGTTTGGTTTCGAAAATTTTTCAGATTGCCTTCTTTTGTGTTTTAGCAGAAGAAATCAAGCAAAACAGGTTTGAGGAGTAGTAAATGGTTGAACCATGCCTTTAAGTTATGCTATGGATAATGTGTCCAACTCTGCATCACTTAAATTGTGAATATTATTTACTTGTGATGTAAAGTGACCAGAGATTATTATCCACTTATCTGCAACTctaattttgaaaatgttatttatttcagtttattttaataaacctaatatatatatatatatatatatatatatatatatatatatatttgttcaaaTATGCAATGTGTGACATGCAATATCAGTCAATTTTCAGCTCTCTGCTTCATCATTTTAAAGATTTATCTGGTTGTTGGTTGATTAAATCCTCCAGCTGTTTATTccaaatgattacattttatttataaattttatttacaaTCCTTGGTTTATCAGAACTCATGTTGAGAATTATTGACAACTGAATTATAGAAAAATGATATAGATAAAGTAATGCACATACAAAGTGCTAATGTGGACGCAATGTTGAGAGGAATTATTATGATATTGACAGACCTCGAACTTGTGACTTCAtagattaaaaataattgtacacTGTAGAACGTCTGCCAATCAATCAGAATCGAGCTTTAAACAGCCTGTCTTATAAAACCTAAAAACACTTGAGTTATTCTGTGTATAATGTAATGCAACTTCTTGTTTTATACTTGGGGTCCAACTACTAAATGATGCATGTTAAAGtatttataatattgtaaaagTAAAGCTTTTTGTTTAGCTGTGTGTGGAGGGTGTCATCcttaattttataaaatgaacTCTGTTGTCCAATGAGACTTAAAGCTACCATTTTAGTTCCTTTCACAAATACATCACCATTGTGATTAGAACTGTGTCATGTTAGTAACAAAGAGATTCTACTATAGTTTTTAATCAATATTGTAAATTtcgttttcatgttatttttgcgtttttgttatttttttaatgtctagtTTTTGCTAAaaaattttcagttttagttatgtCGGTGCATAACTAAATAGAaccatttttattctatttttttttcagttaacgtTTAAGAAAcgaaaatatgtttttcttttcatgaTTTTAGTTCAACACTTGCCGATTATCAATTGCTGTGTTGCTGTTTAAATACTGCAAAAACAGTTTTCCTTAAGACTGAAAGTTATGTGGTTTAGagttgtactatatatatatatatatatagtttattctaTAACGACGCAGGTAAAAAGTGTTCTGTGTGTTCTGTCTCGGACTCGGATTCGGATTACCGTACTGTCCAACAAGGCCACCGTACTACCCGTGACGTCACCCACAACAACATCATTGTCCGTATACTCAGCCTCGCTTCGTCTTGACGTGCTGAAGGATACATTAGTCACACATCTAGTGATTTACACATTCACAAAATAAACTAGATAGGACGTTATCTAGACATTATGCGACAGCTACTCGCGCCTATAGGACGTTTACTGTCAAGCAGATGTAATAAACTCGTTGCTAACACTGAGGATTTTATCATCGGGCTTTGATTTTACTGGCTGCGAAAGTGTGAAGTGCAACACTTACTGTGAAATTAAGTTCCCAAAATACTCGTGTAAAAGGAGTACTcaatagaaaatatttgttatagaAATCGACAATCTCACGATCACCTTTATAATCTCTATGCATTTAGCTATTTATCTTTGTAAGAAGGAGCTTGAGTAGATCGGATCCAGGATGACGGACACGCTGGTCCTCTCCTTCCAGACTCGGCTGTCTGCGGTCATGGAGACGGTCCTCAAGACCACCATGTACGAGATCACCCGGCTGGTGGAGGAGAGCTTCTTGGAGCAGATGGATCGAGGCAAACGAGAGACAGAGGCGTTCAGACGGAGGCTGATATTGTCGGAGGCCAAACTGAGAGAACGGGAGAGGTTTAAGAGGGTGAGGTGCGTGGACTGTGGTCGGACAGTGGTGTCCAGGAGGAGGATGCTACACAGAGGCCCCGAATCACAGAGCAGTGAGTAGAAACATGGCTCTCCGAGAGGACTGTCGCTAGTTATGCAGTGCTTACTTGGGTCAAGTGATGAATAAAACAAGAACAatcggtttaaaaaaaaaaggtacaaaagtaaCAAGTTTCTAGACATTAAGTGGTTCAGCTTTTACATCAATTAATtataactaaaaaaattaaatattttaaagtaatctTGAAGCCCCCTTGGAATTTTTTGAGGCCCCCAAAGTGGCCCTGGGTCATCACTGACCTATGTAGCACATTTCACATATTAGTTATATTACTTAAGGTTGGTTAAATACAACAATTATTCAGAGTCTAGATGCGTctctgtttttaattaaatgttttataggtCTGGACCACCCACTTGTTGTAAAGCAGGAAAGTGCCTCTGACAGCAGGTGCAGTCCCAAGGGAAGTGCAAATCAGGAGAAGACTTCAACAGCTCCAGAATCTAAACAAAATGTGTGTATGGTATTGTTTCACTGGTAATATCCAGTGgcccagaagaagaaaaaatattttgactttttttgagTGTCAGAGAGCATCTGTGAACTTGAGGGGAACCATAGTCATACAAAATGTCAGTTGGGTCTGATAaatcattgtctttttttttttttttatacacatgtcttttttttatttgatatcatCTAATGCAATGAACttcatgtattttaaatttgGCTTAGATGTCCAAAACTGATCCATTGTAGTTTGCTGAGATGTTATGTTAAAGAAATATGTTAGTATAATTTTTGAGTGGTTTCTAATTCATGTGTGTTTTGTGCATGACAGACTGTTCAAGTGTGTGAACCTAAACATAGAGGAGAAGTGAAAGAGGAAGCAACAGAGCCTAGAGACCCGCAAGCTCATCTTGTGATACATcctcaaatacacaaacaaaaagaaCCTTCAGCCTGTGTTAAAGAGACCAATGGACTCCGCAATCCAGATTCTGACCACAAACCAGGATGCACGTCTTTCACTGAAAGACCAGGGGATGAAAATGAGGTCAGACAAAGAAACCTCCCAAAATGGTTTGACCCTAAAACAGACCCTTCAGCACGGTCTTCTGTTTCACAGCCAGAACCAGTCGGGTCCTCCGTATCTTCAGAGTCTCCGGGTTTGAGACCGCAAGTGGGCAGCATTGACTCAGGGCCTGTTAAACAGGAAGTTGTAGTGATGCTTCCACCAGACTGGGAAGATATGGAAAGGATCAGGCCTCCGGTGGTTTCTGCTCATAACAGTGCTAAGAAAGCACAGTCAGATCTTCAGCCTGGAGATCCTCTGCCCGCTAGACCTCAAGTACAGGAGCGGGTTTCCTATCCTGCGCCTCCCATCAAGGTTCAGAGCCTTGCACCACAAACCATGCAGCATCTCAGAACACCCGTTAGGAAGAACGCAAAAATCCTTCTACATCCCAATTCAGTTATGACGGATCAGATAGACCGGGCACAGTCCATCTGCAAAGCCCTTCCTGCTACTAAACTTCCTCATGTCCGTCAGTATCCTGAAGGAGCCGCTACAGGTGAAAGAAATTTCAGTACAGTACACCCAGTAAGAAATCCGCCGCAGATGGTCAGTATGAGGGTTCAAGGGGACATGCGGCACCATTCGGCGAAGACGATGCACAATTGCAGCCAGTGTGGAAAAGGCTTCTCTCATCTGTGTCACCTCAGAGCTCACCAACAGATTCACACAGGTGAGAGGCAGTTCTGCTGTACCATCTGTGGACGGAGTTTCACCAAACTGAGTAACCTGAAAGCACACCGCAGGGTTCACACCGGTGAGAGACCTTACA contains the following coding sequences:
- the LOC128017258 gene encoding zinc finger protein 1 homolog, with protein sequence MSEVIHSFQSQLSGVMETVFKAAMFEITRLVEESFVKEVSRSREQVETLKKRLQWSETRRKNQETGLRNLRCAECDKSRVCNEEKEEMPPQSENECSLKQEKVPDGNWGSCELESDTLLGKERLEDQTSSSNTTEPASKEDRKLDCVLKEEALFVTAGNKELQDGWMLDTEGAETSDFSGHSYSEQELHQIQEEWSSGLDQTADNETYGDITDVHGPLYPTRYDTEELASYSVREVEVGDLDGLRERTVDMLGNSVSVAVGPEKNDLHEEGGRRHSSSIKRNRGNRGSLLVQVSPQTEDVDRDMHCLLINADGHLQDINSFTEVHSGDAGGAGHRGHSLYVGDTTSGSVYKGQASNHSLKPNVGQALGDSRASVNAFPLSHRVSSSAAYTCNQCGKKFTQACNLKVHQRVHQQDGLHLCSHCGKGYSSFSDLRRHRCSQTGDKPYTCTLCGNKFSRLWNLKLHQRIHTQEKPHKCTMCSKSFTRADILKVHQRTHTGERPYCCGICGLSFKRLDHLRSHHRKHSADQNNP
- the LOC128017266 gene encoding zinc finger and SCAN domain-containing protein 21-like; its protein translation is MTDTLVLSFQTRLSAVMETVLKTTMYEITRLVEESFLEQMDRGKRETEAFRRRLILSEAKLRERERFKRVRCVDCGRTVVSRRRMLHRGPESQSSLDHPLVVKQESASDSRCSPKGSANQEKTSTAPESKQNTVQVCEPKHRGEVKEEATEPRDPQAHLVIHPQIHKQKEPSACVKETNGLRNPDSDHKPGCTSFTERPGDENEVRQRNLPKWFDPKTDPSARSSVSQPEPVGSSVSSESPGLRPQVGSIDSGPVKQEVVVMLPPDWEDMERIRPPVVSAHNSAKKAQSDLQPGDPLPARPQVQERVSYPAPPIKVQSLAPQTMQHLRTPVRKNAKILLHPNSVMTDQIDRAQSICKALPATKLPHVRQYPEGAATGERNFSTVHPVRNPPQMVSMRVQGDMRHHSAKTMHNCSQCGKGFSHLCHLRAHQQIHTGERQFCCTICGRSFTKLSNLKAHRRVHTGERPYICTDCGKRFTQKCNLKRHQKIHSELTHTNV